The Humulus lupulus chromosome 4, drHumLupu1.1, whole genome shotgun sequence genome has a window encoding:
- the LOC133829448 gene encoding uncharacterized protein LOC133829448, with translation MADVVSKKDAEIARLKAELKALEEEKAKQAGGLDDMDEHDNDDEQSDEEYHTPHMQDDTPYMQDVLLCSDNIHNVVAEGVIIDGVGPLTIHGVQLTDEYARVRVTKMLQEDAEIPCSVGEIQYVRDTYDTFLPWPKDLIMTDQGPLRKKPPMSKSSSKDMSKPPMTSPHLSSAGSHINPENTLTEGQPFADHIMNRIHVSLQFMVREFCRVKGINSVVSIPVDPTFMNRESIFLTSEDVEQVATLHMIGGSAMIFGLRYPLN, from the exons atggctgatgttgttagtaagaaagatgcagaaattgcgaggctcaaagcagaacttaaagctttagaggaggaaaaagctaaacaagcaggtgggttagatgatatggatgaacacgacaatgatgacgagcagagcgacgaagaataccacacaccgcacatgcaggatgacacaccgtacatgcaggatgtgttactttgttcggataatattcataatgtggtggcagagggtgttatcattgatggggtgggtccactgactattcatggtgtccaactgacagacgaatatgcgagggtgcgagtcaccaaaatgttacaagaggatgctgaaatcccatgttctgttggggagatacaatatgttcgagatacttatgacacatttcttccttggccaaaagatttaattatgactgaccag GGTCCTCTAagaaagaaacctcctatgtcaaaaagttcATCCAAGGATATGTCAAAACCTCCTATGACTAGCCCGcatctgtcatcagctgggtctcacatcaatccagaaaacactctgaccgaaggccaaccatttgccgatcacatcatgaatcgcatccatgttagccttcagtttatggtgagagaattttgcagagttaagggaataaactcagtcgtctccattccagtggacccaacattcatgaatcgcgagtcaatattcctaacttcagaggatgtggaacaagttgctaccttgcatatgattggaggctcagcaatgatattcggattaaggtatcccttaaactaa